AAGGGAGAGGTGTTGCCGAAATCGGCCAGCGCGGCCGCGATTTCAGGAGATCGAGCCCAGAGCACCGACTGTAAGGATCCCTTGGGACCGCCACAGCGCGGATCTGAGCAGTCAAACGGTCAACCCCTTGCCCAACTTGGCCAAAACGGGAACTGCTGGAGAAATCATTATGAAGGTCCGCTATTTTTCAGACACCGATACAGCCCTGATCGAGTTTACCGATCACGAGGTCGCAGAGACCAGAGAGATTGGGGAAAGCATCTATGTTGACCTGGACACCCAGGGAAACCTGGTCAGCATGACCATTGAGCATGCTCGCGCCAATGCCAGGCTTCAGGAATTCTCGTACCAGGAAATACCTGCACCGCCGGAAGCACGCCGGGCAACTGCCTGAATCGGACTTGCGGCGGCAGAGGGGCACAGTCGGTCTCATGCCGGCGCCCCCTTGCATGCGGTGGTCCAGGACCTGACCGGCCTGCACCGGGCTGCTGCCAGTCTGGGCTGTCTCCTTCCCGATCCCTTCATGGCCCTTTCCTTCCTGGCCCTGCCGGTCATCCCCCAGCTCAAGCTCACCGACCACGGCCTGGTG
This sequence is a window from Thermodesulfobacteriota bacterium. Protein-coding genes within it:
- a CDS encoding DUF2283 domain-containing protein; amino-acid sequence: MKVRYFSDTDTALIEFTDHEVAETREIGESIYVDLDTQGNLVSMTIEHARANARLQEFSYQEIPAPPEARRATA